DNA from Gambusia affinis linkage group LG06, SWU_Gaff_1.0, whole genome shotgun sequence:
TAAACTAATACTTAGCATAAATACCTTTTGATTCATTGCAGCATTCAGTCTTCTTTCATAACAGTCTCTTAACTGGCAGGATCTCCCTCATAAACGTTCTTCAGATCTATTAGATTATGACGCTGTTAAAAATCTGTCTTTACCTTTCTACCAGACACCTGAAAAGTTAGGGTGAAAACTAGCATGTGGAACGGATAATGACTTCATCCACTTTGTCCAGAAAGCCCAATTTCATCTGGGAAAAGTAGGAAAAGTAACCCTACatcatgatgctaccaccatgTGTCACTGTAGATTTGGTGTTCTTATGCTGAGatataaagatgtttttgtgtttagctcatttttaaaaaatggtacCCAAAAGCTCATGGAATATTTGTGTTTggataaagtttttttaattcattggAATGTTACAAATTTACTAATTTTCTCCATCCTCTGCAGAGAAAATACCAGTTTTTGCAGGGGACAGGATCATAGTGGAACCAGGTACACATTACTCCTGTATGATATaaaatttcctaaaaaaatTTTCTAAGAAGGTTTGATTTATGTTCTTTGTGTCACATATATGTGATCAATTTGTTACTAAGTTTAAACAGCTGGAACTGATAAAGCTGAATAAAGCACCAAGTTTATCTGGACACCACTCAAATggtaaataaacatgatatgtTTGCGTAACTAAATCTCCATACCAACCATTACATGTTGTTGATAAGCCAAATCCTTAGCCCTTGTTTGGGAGGCATAtcaaggaaagagaaaagagttTTCTAACTATTTCTGAAACTGCATGGAATCATAAGCAAACCTCAGTCTACAGGCCTAAATGTTTTGCCACATGTAGTTAGGTAAATGAATCTGAGCATTTTGACCATGGTAAATTTAGTTGTACAAAATTTTGACATTCTAAacaattctttaatatttatgaatcCATTAAAATATGCCAcatatttgtagttttgtttcaATCATGACCGTTGTTGTTTCTGTAGTTCCATCTATGAGACCAAACATATCCACCGAAGGGGAGGTCAGAATAACTATTGGATTACCTGAGTCATCAGGTAAAATGAACACTTTCTATGTTATATTCTTAAGTATAAGAAACTTGTCATACTTCTGAATATTTGGAGGCTGTGTTTTAATGCAGCTAGGCTTCATAGCGTGCATTTTCTTGCAGTGTCTTTCTCAGACAACAGCCTCTACGTTTCCTACATCCTCTATGCCACTATTCCAGctatgctgctgctgttagcagctgctggGTTCTTCTGCTACAGACAGCAtgcaaaaaggtaaaaagagagagtgttaaaaataatcacatgaATCATTTTTCAGAGTACATTGAAAATCTCTGAATCAATTATCAGATTAGTGTGTGTGTTCCAGCTGAAAGTCAGCTCTGGCAGCTAGTGTTCTCACCTTGGATTTGATCCTTTCTACTTATATTCAGGAGGAAAACGAAAACGGAGAGTTTCCCCGGCAGATCAAAACAGCCGATGCCAACAGCACCTTCGGTTTCCTCCGTTCAAGGACCTTACGCCTTTAGTGACATCACTAAACTTCCTCACGCTGCTCTGGACTACAGGACGCAGGCAGAAATCATGACAAAGTACTCCTGCCCATATTCACATGACGCCCAGTATCCTGATTATGAGAATGTGACGTGTTCAGAGAAGGAGACCGGATTTGTGACGAACGATATCTATGAGACTGCCAGAACTCAGAGTCGGCGGTGCTGTAGTCAGGATGGATGGGTGGAAAATGAGATCTATGGCTAATATTGTTTATGTTGATCTGAGCTCCAGAAACGTCTGTGAATTTGTAATTGTTAAAGGAACCTTATTAAGCTAGAAAGAGGAACATATACTGGTCTATATCTCTTCCTTTCTACATATCTTGCTAGATTACCAGTGAGGTACGCCGTCTCAACATACACAATTGAGTTTGAATGGTTTTACGTGGACTGGTTTCAGAGTGTGAATTTATTCCTTGTGTATATGTCGTCGCTTAACATCTATGTTTTGGTCAGTTATAATGCTATATTTAGGACGTTGTCATATCTGTCAAAccatattaaataaatgctgatattaatcaaaacaaaacacatgtttatatcatttttggttttatggaTTTTTACATGATTACAGGCATTTTTACAGTCTTTGTGCATTTTTTGCAATTTGCGATGTTACAACAAATAACCTCAATATTTTGGGGAGATTTTACGTGattagaaacacaaacagtggTCCTTATCTATCATGGTGTGAGGATTCTTGCCCACAGCTGTCATTAAAGGAATCcacagttttattgttaaattcaAAAGCAGctattttcctctttatttgcTCATTGACCAGTTACTGTATCTTGTCTTTTCAATAGTTTTGTAGAAACAacaagcttttgttttattgctactTTCTTCAGTTCTTGATCATTGTCTCTTTTCTGCTATAGTTTAAATAGAATGCTGGAGAACTTTGGCacccttctcctgactgatgcctttgttaaatcaaatatttgacaGCAGAACTTTATATGAGGTTATTAGCATTAACTATAACTGATGGCAGGTAAAAGCTAAAGACTAAACACTGAAGCTAAATCAGAAGAATATTCAGAAAAGTAGTAGTTAAATGTGTGTATGCTTATGCAGCTCTGTTAATGCCATTATTTCCTATttgacagatttgttttcatttgaattgtatataataaatgcccacctgtaaaaaaaaatcaaaaaacaaaactgatttatcAGGTTCTTCCAAAACCTGACAATTTAGAAGATGTAAAACTTGAAGGTTACCAGTCATGTTTATAAGCATGTCAGTCTGATTAAAGGTTTTCGAGATATTGTGTTCATTTGATACAATTGCCAACATGACTAGAACagtaataaagaaagaaaatagatatCACCTATCCTGCTGCGACACAATTTTCTGATGTCAGGCGTTGtttataattttcattttgtctgaaTATTCAGAATTACATCTATTTATAGATGAACTGATTCAGCATTTCTTTACCCACTTCCaggaataattttttattgtttctttaagaGGAAGTAGTATGATTAAACACATTTGAAGTAGTAATTAAGTACCGTATATACAATAATGATATACACTGGTCACCCTGAATACACTGTTCTTCAAAGCTTTGGTTAAACCCAAATGAATCTTCTTAAGCATTGGTATATagttttgcaactttttttattgtgagataataaaaaaacattcatgtggtgcactgtaaaaatgaaCTTTCCATTTTGGGACTGTTTCAACCCCTTCGTATGAAGTCAAAACTGTCATCACAGTAGAAAGCTTCCTGTTTGGCTGCTGATGTCAGGGAACAGGACAGGACATGCGGAAAGACAGATGACAGATAACTGACCAtaaagcttatttttttattttttgatagtAAGAATTTCTCTTCAGGTATGACTAGATTACAATATGTTATGAAAAACTACATCAGTTTTACTCTGTATAATCTGTTCTTCTGTAGTGAATTTGCAACACAAAAGcctatttctgaaaataaatgccTGTTTTCTCTGAGTACATGCTGTGTGGGCTGCCTTGGTTAGTGATTTGGAAAGATGTAGCGGAGCCCAGTAAGGAGAGGCTGAGTGTGTTCTTGGAGAAAGTTAGACAGGAAATGCCAAAAGCACATCTGGAACTCTTACATTCAGGAAGTCTGTTTGTGACAGCAGAGGCCTTCGGAGCATTGCTCTGGCTTTCTGCTTCAGCAGTCTGCTGTGCTCTGCAAGGCTGTCACTGCATGGCATGAAGGGAACCATCCATGGATGTGAATATGGGCTGTGGAGGTATTACAGAGCCATGAAAAATTATTTCCTCTTTACAGATTTCTGCTccttttgctcttttgttttgttttgttatatattCCAGATCACCAAACAAATGCAATATCAgataaatatacatttgaaaatTAGGATTTCAttgattaaagtaaaaaaaaaaattaaaaaaaaaaagctatttaaattatttggcCCTATGTGAAATTTGATATTTGACCATCTttgtaaatcataaaatattgtgatcaaacatttatttatttatttatttatttatttatttatttgaaaagctAGAGTCTAGACACAGTTAGAATCCAGAAATTAAATATGTCTGGTTTCAAGAAATGTAAAAGCAGatgacaaaaatgataaatatccATGTGGGGATGTTACACAGCCATTTCAAAAGCTTTGAGCCACAAGGGAAATTGAGCATTCCACTAAATATGGTTTACAAAATGAAGGTGCTGGAGTGGCCTGGTTACAATATGAACTTAAATctgattgaaatgttttggcATGGTATGGAGTTCATGTTCACAAATCGGTTTTATTGCTgaatttaagtaattttaaataaaacatgggCAAAATTCTACCATGGTAATTTACATAATTCATGGCCTATTATTTACAATTTcagaaactgcattttgtgtttacccAGGCTAACAAAAGATTATGtgactacacacacacacacaaaaaaaaaaacttttctcagAAGTTACtacaacaaacaataatattgttgttttgagaccattttcaagtaatataatgggaATGGGATAATAATAAGAGAACATATTCTCAGAAATCAAAAAACGTTAAATTCTATGAACATTTGACACtgaaactgaaagacatttaaatacccaagaaaatgaataaaaccaccaaaataacaaacaaaattaattaagacgtctctgtaaacaaaattgtccttcagaAAAGGGGTTATTTGAGATCATTctatttttggtagaaagagagaaaagagaaaaatgctaaataatgcAAGTGGTAATTattgaactcattttaatttatcatatgattaattaattaattaaaaaatgttttatatatataatattataatgttataatattataaacagcatttataacatttatattgacagatttttttctgtcactgcaGCCGCTTTATACAATTAAGGTCTCTTCGGAGACCGTGTCAGTTGCATACTTTTACCAAAAGATGTCGCTGTGTTGTAGGTGAACAAAGTGTCTTCTTTGATCAAATAACTCCCTTTAATGAATGCTATAAATGCTTTTATAAaagcattgtttaaaaaaaagcatgcataTTATATGATACATCCGTATAACCAGAAATGCTGCTTTGCACAAATgttattgttcatttatttcccATTTAGTTTTGCTGAGTAATTTCTCTGACCAAGTAAAAGGAAATGATGTAGAATCTTTTCTTAATGCATTTTTAGCCGCAGTGCTAGCTAAGCACCTGCATGGCCGAACTTCAAAGTTACCTATGCGTGCAATCAAGAAGGGCAGGCGAGCAAACAGATTTCAGAATAGCAATTTTACCGGCTGACGTAAGAGGTGGGTCTGGTTGTCCTGACAACCAATTGGCACTGAAGTGTGGAGCCGCTCTGTGGCCCCGCCCCCTGTACAAATACCCCCATGGCTTTGACGTCAATGTACGTCAACTCGAGAATATGATGCCTCTTAGCGAGTCAACTCGTGTGCTCTGTAGCTGATAGGCACCTCAACCTGAAATATTATCGCTCTATTGTACCCGGGGAACGTGGCGTGAAAGCCCTGTGGTTTAGCGAATGTCTCGCCGCGTATGAAGGAGTCAGCGCCACATTGGCGTTTTTTTAAGCCGGTAGGGGCGACACAGAAATCaactttgtctatttttaatgGACACGCTTGGGGCGGCGATAGAAGCGGCGGCGGCGGGCGGTTTGTTTTCCTTTCGTCTTTATCTCTAGCTGCTCAAGCAAGCCTGTCTGAATCCCCCCTCTACCTCTTTCACAAGCAGTCCCATTTAGAACAGCATGGTCATGGCCGACAGTGTCCAAAAACCGCTGCTCCGGGGTCCGGTCCGAGTGGGCTTCTACGACATCGAGCGCACTTTAGGAAAAGGCAATTTCGCTGTCGTGAAGCTGGCCAGACACCGCATAACCAAGACCGAGGTGAGTTCACGGGTGAACTTGTTAGCCTGGAAAGCTAACTTGGGCTGCTGTTCTGCTGAGTTATATAACTTTTATGCACTAGTTGACACCCCAGCAACCATTGAAGCGCTAATCCAGACCCGGGTCATGCAGCTGCCCGTGGACACATGACTTGCAGTGCTGGGGCATTTGAACCGTGCAGGTAGAGGAGCAGTGACTGTCTGCACGTTCTTCCCCCCCTCAGGAATATCAGTGCCAGGAAGAGGTCTGACCACCACTGCTACTGGGAAATACAAACTgtaaacatgcacacactcctctctttttttcttcttcttctttgcatcATACACCTGCTCTCATTTTGGTATAATGACCCCACTCAAAGCCACAGTGGGGCAACATAAGAGTCTAGCCCGTGTAAACTTCCAATTTGCACTGTATCAAGGGGGATGCAGTGTAGGTTGGTGGTCCCATTATGTAATCTAACTAATGATGTGATTTAGCTATTTCTTGTCCCAGCAGTGCAGTGAGCTTTGTGTGGATCCTCTGCTTATGTCTTTCTAATTGGAAAGTATAGAGTTTTGCAGACTTGCTTGCAGACAGCAACTCCCTGACACTGGCTTCGGGGTCTTCATAGTTTGAAAGGGTTTTTGCTCTGCAAACACTCCAATCTCCACAGCGGTGCAGCGCACAGTGCCCTTCAGAAATATTCATAACACTTAAACcttctacactttttttttttttttttttttttttttgctacaagCGCAACAATTTTCTGTGCTCAACAAAGAAATTGCATGATTTCAAACttcttttacaattaaaaaaaaaattactttacaattttactCTGCCCTCCCTCAATTTTGACTTTGTGGAACCACATTTTACTGCAGTCATTTGGgtgtgtctctaccagctttgcacatctaagCTGAAATTATTACTCCATttgctttgcaaaataaatccaGCTCATTCAAATTTTATGAGGAGCATCTTTGAACATCACTTATTGCTTCAGATGCACAATTTAGAtctaaactttgactgggccattctaacacatgtatatgttttaatctgaaacacTTCTCTGTTCTACTATGTTTAGGGTCTCATCCTGCTGGAAGTTGAACCTCTGTCCTGTcttggctcttttttttcccccagcattGCTCTATATGTAGCTTCATCTTTTTTCCCATCaataccaccaccatgcttcactgtgaGGTCGGTGTGTCCTTAAAGTTTTCAGCCACACAATCTGTGTTTTAAGTCTTACTACcggtatttttttttctgatcaaagcccACATCTCCTACATGCTTgctataattttgtttattagtgtaaattaaattttttttgactgaaGTTTGCTAGACGAGCTTCAAAACttcagatagtttttttttttttttttttttttttttttactttttgggcATTTACCAAATTGTTTATTGTGAACAATTTCTTACAATAATACACATTTTGATAAGctgttttcacaataaatttcaattaaaggtgttCAAAAGCTGATACTGTtattgaaagttttatttttactattttctccatgttagcataaataaagttgcaattataattaaatgcatttgttgTGATACATTCCCcatttatgtgactggtgtcttGAAGAAGCCTATTTCAGACAGCATGTTTTTTATAATTAGTATTTGTGTTTATGGGGCTATTTCAGTACTGCACAGTCACACTCGCTCAGTTACCTAAAAAGAAATTGGAAAGAGTTTTTTACCGTCACCCTTTTCAATATTACAACAGTACGTTAACATATGGTTATAAAATTTTAAGTCTATATTACCCACCTCTTTCAGTCTCTACTTAATGTTTCTGtaccaaataaaatgcattaacgTTTGCagttgtaatgtgataaaatgcaTATCAATTTGGGTTCTtttgcaacagactgaatgcaCGTTAGAAACTTTTGAGATTAGTCGGAGCTAATTTGCAACTTTATGCCTGCTCATTCCCTGTCTGCAGAAAAAGCCTTACTCAAGCAGTACCATGGAGTGCCATGACTCTCTGTTGTAATGATAGAGACAGGGACTTTACTGTAAACAGTGCCCAGAGTGCGTAGAGAGTCTCTGCTGTGAGACGAGTGGGCGTGATTAGACCATATTCCAGgagatttgtaaaaacatttgtctttgatCTGTGCAGCTTGTTTGTTGGTGAACGTGAGCGATTATAGtgtacaagaaaataaaagatttgcaTCACCCAGTTTAGATCCTTCAAAGGTTTAATGGAAAACAGGGCAAGCATATGTCCTGTGTGATGCTCTTTTTATGGTAATCTGGTTATTAAGGCCTGTGAAGTGGCTGAGCGTTAATCTAGCCAGGTTAGCTACATCATTATAATACCGACAGTGGTTGTTTACAGGCCATCCATTTGGTAGAGGGGATCACTTAGACAAAGTTATCCAGAAAGGCGTGCGATAAACTTTTATGCATCATCATCTGACGTGAGATGATGCTAGGAGACATTGGTCTGCCTGGATCTTGTTTGTACAGTAAACCGCAGTTTAACAGTACATGAAACAGCAGATCTGGCATGTTTGTGCACACATGTTTACACGTCCCTAGGTAGGTGCAACTCCTGTGTGTGTAACCTACTTTTTTCATTTGACCTATTTGTCTCATTTTGGTGTAATGTTTCTGCTTGTGGATGTCTTGCCCACTCCAACGTGGCCCTGTCTATCACTCAGCCGACCCTGTATTAATTCGAAGGAAAGCTTTGGCAGATCCGACACTTTCTCTGCCATCTCACTGAAAACAATTTACCCCAAAAATAATTTGCTCATacatatctttgtttttattttaggtttacCTTGAACTTGTAATTGGCTTATTCCTGCCTATGCTTTTTACTTGAATGATTAATATTAATTGTTGAACAATTTATTATAATACACTGCTGTGAGGTAGTTAAACCTGTAGCTGTAGCACTCCACCTGCTTAACTCGGAGCATTGATTCGGAGCGCGTCCCACacgcgtgtttgtgtgtgtgtgtggtgaaatatggttcatagctgcaagaaaacatgtagaattggacattttttgatttttttttttttttgattttattttatttttttatccttcaACTTGACTGCTGTTTGGGTTAAAATTGACCcaaacagtatctatgtaaaatGTAGATGCAAGGGGgctgcaaatgtgtaaaattattacattttcaatttatatgtagagtacacctattaagacaaatagaaaaagtttcatgcaaaaaaatacttccaagtattaaaaaaataaaaaattactttaaaatgggtcaatttgacctgcAACATAAAAGGAGGGTTAAAGAGTAATGGATCGCTGCTCTTTCCCACTGGTTGAAGCCTCCTACCTGTCAGTGGGTTGAAAGAAGACTTTTGctctctattttttaaaaattttttcacttatgaggaaaattatttctgctgttCAACTTGAACTCTTGTTTGCTGTGTTCTCTACCTTTTTGCTTAAACCTACTATATATTTCAAGTGAAGATTCTTGTGCAATAATGTTTTTCCACCAAACATATTGGACAAATGTCTGGACAGAAATATGTGGAATATAGGAGGTTGTTGTGGAATGACTCTTGGTATTTTCCctgaacagtttttctttcatcttttcatcagtttttggGAAATATCCAATCTTAATGTGCAGCCGTTGTTCCCTGTTTTTCTCCAATTATTGGTGGCTACCTTTACTTCTGTGTGTGGATATAACCTTGTTGAGAATTTGTTTACCCTTTTCCTGTCCTCCTTGTGCAGTGGGATTATGTTGATCTTTCCTAGCCTGGCAGCAAATTTTGGCTTTAtttcaagaaagaaaattagcaaagttcagaaaaaaacccactagAACACACAAAATTTATTTGAGGTTTAGTTGGATTCactataattttaatttttaccaaagactggaactgaaaaaaaatttagcAAATCAGAACTTTGGAGGTCTTTATATTTAAGTTACAGGGATATTGTAACTTTCCCTCCTTTTCTCaaatatgattttgttttcagttaaat
Protein-coding regions in this window:
- the laynb gene encoding chondrolectin, translating into MDFMTLFGTVIAVLFHPGSASKINGQKICRRGTERPCYKASYIQDSRRRLTFEDARQSCRSEGGELLSIETESEQRLIESFIQKLKVGDGDFWIGLRRSPPHHRTGNNNPGCPSQYYWVDGSKAKYRNWNWDEPSCGSEMCVVLYHQPSAPDDEEGHFLFKWNDDNCSCKNNFVCKYKEEKIPVFAGDRIIVEPVPSMRPNISTEGEVRITIGLPESSVSFSDNSLYVSYILYATIPAMLLLLAAAGFFCYRQHAKRRKTKTESFPGRSKQPMPTAPSVSSVQGPYAFSDITKLPHAALDYRTQAEIMTKYSCPYSHDAQYPDYENVTCSEKETGFVTNDIYETARTQSRRCCSQDGWVENEIYG